One Streptomyces sp. NBC_00223 genomic window carries:
- the tal gene encoding transaldolase has product MTDALKRLSDEGVAIWLDDLSRKRITSGNLAELIDEQHVVGVTTNPSIFQKAISQGDGYDGQLEDLAARRLTVEEALRMITTADVRDAADILRPVYDASDHQDGRVSIEVDPRLAHNTKATVAEAKQLAWLVDRPNTLIKIPATKAGLPAITEVIGRGISVNVTLIFSLERYRGVMDAYLSGLEKAKAAGIDLSEIHSVASFFVSRVDTEIDKRLEKIGSEQAKALKGKAALANARLAYEAYEEVFSSDRWTALERAGANKQRPLWASTGVKDPSYPDTLYVTELVAPNTVNTMPEATLDATADHGEITGDTVRGTYDQSRAELAALAALGISYDDVVQVLEDEGVEKFEAAWNELLDSTKAELERLAPSEA; this is encoded by the coding sequence ATGACAGACGCACTCAAGCGCCTCTCCGATGAAGGCGTGGCGATCTGGCTGGACGACCTGTCGCGCAAGCGCATCACGTCCGGCAACCTGGCCGAGCTCATCGACGAGCAGCACGTGGTGGGTGTGACCACCAATCCGTCGATCTTCCAGAAGGCGATCTCCCAGGGCGACGGCTACGACGGCCAGCTCGAAGACCTCGCGGCGCGCCGGCTCACCGTCGAGGAGGCGCTGCGGATGATCACCACCGCGGACGTCCGCGACGCCGCCGACATCCTGCGCCCGGTGTACGACGCCTCCGATCACCAGGACGGCCGGGTCTCCATCGAGGTCGACCCGCGGCTGGCCCACAACACCAAGGCCACCGTCGCCGAGGCCAAGCAGCTGGCCTGGCTGGTGGACCGCCCCAACACCCTGATCAAGATCCCGGCGACCAAGGCCGGTCTGCCCGCGATCACCGAGGTCATCGGCCGGGGCATCAGCGTCAATGTCACGCTGATCTTCTCCCTGGAGCGCTACCGCGGGGTGATGGACGCCTATCTGTCCGGCCTGGAGAAGGCCAAGGCGGCCGGGATCGACCTGTCCGAGATCCACTCCGTGGCCTCGTTCTTCGTCTCCCGCGTGGACACCGAGATCGACAAGCGCCTGGAGAAGATCGGCTCCGAGCAGGCCAAGGCCCTCAAGGGCAAGGCCGCGCTCGCCAACGCGCGGCTGGCCTACGAGGCGTACGAGGAGGTCTTCTCCTCCGACCGCTGGACCGCCCTGGAGCGGGCCGGCGCCAACAAGCAGCGCCCGCTGTGGGCCTCGACCGGCGTCAAGGACCCGTCGTACCCGGACACCCTGTACGTCACCGAGCTGGTCGCGCCGAACACGGTGAACACCATGCCCGAGGCCACCCTGGACGCCACCGCCGACCACGGCGAGATCACCGGCGACACCGTACGCGGCACGTACGACCAGTCCCGGGCCGAGCTGGCCGCGCTGGCGGCGCTCGGCATCTCGTACGACGACGTGGTGCAGGTGCTGGAGGACGAGGGCGTCGAGAAGTTCGAGGCGGCCTGGAACGAGCTGCTGGACTCCACCAAGGCGGAACTCGAACGGCTCGCCCCCTCGGAGGCGTGA
- the zwf gene encoding glucose-6-phosphate dehydrogenase, with the protein MTTENPANVAENPLRDPLDRRLPRIAGPSGLVIFGVTGDLSRKKLMPAVYDLANRGLLPPGFALVGFARRQWEDEDFAQEVHDSVKEHARTPFREEVWQQLAEGCRFVPGNFDDDAAFETLKETIQDLDKVRGTGGNFAFYLSVPPKFFPNVVQQLKKHGLSQGNGDSWRRAVIEKPFGHDLASAQQLNQLVHDVFPPNEVFRIDHYLGKETVQNILALRFANTMFEPIWNRSYVDHVQITMAEDIGIGGRAGYYDGIGAARDVIQNHLIQLLALTAMEEPGSFHPKALTAEKLKVLGAVVLPEDLGAHTVRGQYAHAWQGGEEVLGYLEEDGINPNSKTDTYAAVKLEINNRRWAGVPFYLRTGKRLGRRVTEIAVVFKRAPYLPFESGATDELGENALVIRVQPDEGVTVRFGSKVPGTSSMEVRDVTMDFAYGESFTESSPEAYERLILDVLLGDANLFPRHQEVELSWTILDPVERYWDKHGKPAQYASGTWGPAEADEMLARDGRSWRRP; encoded by the coding sequence GTGACCACCGAGAATCCGGCCAACGTCGCCGAGAACCCGCTGCGCGACCCGCTCGACCGGCGGCTGCCGCGGATCGCGGGGCCCTCGGGCCTGGTCATCTTCGGCGTGACGGGTGACCTGTCCCGCAAGAAGCTCATGCCCGCGGTCTACGACCTGGCCAACCGCGGTCTGCTGCCGCCGGGCTTCGCGCTGGTCGGCTTCGCCCGCCGCCAGTGGGAGGACGAGGACTTCGCGCAGGAGGTGCACGACTCCGTCAAGGAGCACGCGCGCACCCCCTTCCGCGAGGAGGTGTGGCAGCAGCTCGCCGAGGGCTGCCGCTTCGTGCCGGGCAACTTCGACGACGACGCCGCGTTCGAAACGCTCAAGGAGACCATCCAGGATCTGGACAAGGTCCGCGGCACCGGCGGCAACTTCGCCTTCTACCTGTCCGTACCGCCGAAGTTCTTCCCCAACGTGGTGCAGCAGCTCAAGAAGCACGGGCTGTCGCAGGGCAACGGGGACTCCTGGCGGCGCGCGGTCATCGAGAAGCCGTTCGGCCACGACCTGGCCAGCGCCCAGCAGCTCAACCAGCTGGTGCACGACGTCTTCCCGCCCAACGAGGTCTTCCGGATCGACCACTACCTGGGCAAGGAGACGGTGCAGAACATCCTGGCGCTGCGCTTCGCCAACACGATGTTCGAGCCGATCTGGAACCGGTCGTACGTCGACCATGTGCAGATCACCATGGCCGAGGACATCGGCATCGGCGGCCGGGCCGGGTACTACGACGGCATCGGCGCGGCCCGTGACGTCATCCAGAACCACCTGATCCAGCTGCTGGCGCTGACCGCGATGGAGGAGCCCGGCTCCTTCCACCCCAAGGCGCTCACCGCCGAGAAGCTCAAGGTCCTGGGCGCCGTCGTGCTCCCCGAGGACCTGGGCGCCCACACCGTGCGCGGGCAGTACGCGCACGCCTGGCAGGGCGGCGAGGAGGTGCTCGGCTACCTGGAGGAGGACGGGATCAACCCCAACTCCAAGACCGACACCTACGCGGCGGTGAAGCTGGAGATCAACAACCGCCGCTGGGCGGGCGTGCCGTTCTATCTGCGGACCGGCAAGCGGCTCGGCCGCCGGGTCACCGAGATCGCGGTGGTCTTCAAGCGGGCCCCGTATCTGCCCTTCGAGTCCGGCGCCACCGATGAGCTGGGCGAGAACGCCCTGGTCATCCGGGTGCAGCCGGACGAGGGCGTCACGGTGCGCTTCGGTTCGAAGGTGCCCGGCACCTCCTCGATGGAGGTACGGGACGTCACGATGGACTTCGCGTACGGCGAGTCCTTCACCGAATCCAGCCCGGAGGCGTACGAACGGCTCATCCTCGATGTGCTGCTCGGCGACGCCAACCTCTTCCCGCGCCACCAGGAGGTCGAGCTGTCCTGGACCATCCTCGACCCCGTCGAGCGGTACTGGGACAAGCACGGCAAGCCCGCGCAGTACGCGTCCGGCACCTGGGGACCGGCCGAGGCGGACGAGATGCTCGCACGAGACGGCAGGAGCTGGCGCCGGCCATGA
- the opcA gene encoding glucose-6-phosphate dehydrogenase assembly protein OpcA, producing the protein MKIDLTDTTSSRINAGLIHARRATGTPAVGMVLTLVIVTDEGSAYDALKAAGEASREHPSRILVVIKRPGRSPRDKALARLDAEVLVGAEAGTGETVVLRMHGELANHAESVVLPLLLPDAPVVVWWPEDGPENPSLDPLGSLGQRRITDASASEDPVGALGQRAATYAPGDTDLAWTRITPWRSMLAAALDQKHSSITSASVEGEAYNPSTELLALWLADRLGVPVERKVSGGPGITGARLYTADGDICLDRPNGALAELAMPGQPDRHVALKRRETSELIAEELRRLDPDDIYRSTVQFGVKHLVDSTGQATGQHTGGNTGDGSGEPVPSAAAKKASPATAKKAPAAPAKKAADK; encoded by the coding sequence ATGAAGATCGATCTGACGGACACCACGTCATCGCGTATCAACGCCGGGCTGATCCACGCCCGGCGGGCCACCGGCACCCCGGCCGTCGGGATGGTGCTCACCCTGGTCATCGTCACCGACGAGGGCAGCGCCTACGACGCGCTGAAGGCGGCCGGCGAGGCGTCGCGCGAGCACCCCTCGCGGATCCTCGTGGTCATCAAGCGGCCCGGCCGCTCGCCGCGGGACAAGGCGCTGGCCCGGCTCGACGCCGAGGTGCTGGTCGGAGCGGAGGCGGGCACCGGCGAGACGGTCGTGCTGCGCATGCACGGCGAGCTGGCCAACCACGCCGAGTCCGTGGTGCTGCCGCTGCTGCTGCCGGACGCCCCCGTGGTCGTCTGGTGGCCGGAGGACGGCCCGGAGAACCCCTCGCTCGACCCGCTGGGCAGCCTCGGGCAGCGCCGGATCACCGACGCCTCGGCCTCGGAGGACCCGGTCGGCGCGCTCGGGCAGCGGGCGGCCACGTACGCGCCCGGCGACACGGACCTGGCCTGGACCCGGATCACCCCGTGGCGCTCGATGCTGGCGGCCGCGCTCGACCAGAAGCACTCGTCCATCACGAGCGCTTCGGTCGAGGGCGAGGCGTACAACCCGAGCACGGAGCTGCTGGCCCTGTGGCTGGCGGACCGGCTGGGGGTGCCGGTGGAGCGCAAGGTCTCCGGCGGGCCCGGGATCACCGGGGCGCGGCTGTACACCGCGGACGGCGACATCTGCCTGGACCGGCCGAACGGCGCGCTGGCCGAGCTGGCGATGCCGGGGCAGCCGGACCGGCATGTCGCGCTCAAGCGGCGGGAGACCTCCGAGCTGATCGCGGAGGAGCTGCGGCGGCTCGACCCGGACGACATCTACCGGTCGACGGTGCAGTTCGGGGTCAAGCACCTGGTGGACAGCACGGGTCAGGCGACCGGGCAGCACACCGGGGGCAACACCGGTGACGGTTCCGGGGAGCCGGTGCCCTCGGCGGCGGCCAAGAAGGCGTCTCCGGCCACGGCGAAGAAGGCCCCGGCTGCCCCGGCGAAGAAGGCCGCGGACAAGTGA
- the pgl gene encoding 6-phosphogluconolactonase: MSTPQVVVHRDKELMARAAAARLITKIVDAQAARGSASVVLTGGRNGNGLLAALAEAPARDAVDWSRLDLWWGDERFLPEGDPERNVTQAREALLDSVPVDPARVHVMGASGGEYVSADAAAEAYAAELAAAAGPEDHGPVPTFDVLLLGVGPDAHVASLFPEYPGVRESVRTVVGVHGSPKPPPTRVSLTLPAIRAAREVWLLAAGADKAGAVALALSAPGELQAPASGAYGRARTLWLLDAAAAAHLPPQLYPPSSS, from the coding sequence GTGAGTACGCCGCAGGTGGTCGTCCACCGGGACAAGGAACTGATGGCGCGCGCCGCGGCGGCCAGGCTGATCACGAAGATCGTGGACGCCCAGGCCGCCCGGGGCTCCGCCTCGGTCGTGCTGACCGGTGGGCGCAACGGCAACGGGCTGCTCGCGGCCCTCGCCGAGGCGCCCGCGCGGGACGCGGTGGACTGGAGCCGGCTGGATCTGTGGTGGGGCGACGAGAGGTTCCTCCCGGAGGGGGACCCCGAGCGCAACGTCACGCAGGCCCGGGAGGCGCTGCTGGACTCGGTGCCGGTCGATCCGGCGCGGGTCCATGTGATGGGGGCGTCCGGCGGGGAATACGTGTCCGCCGACGCGGCGGCCGAGGCGTACGCGGCGGAGCTGGCGGCCGCGGCCGGGCCCGAGGACCACGGGCCGGTGCCGACGTTCGACGTGCTGCTGCTGGGGGTGGGGCCGGACGCGCATGTGGCCTCGCTCTTCCCCGAGTATCCCGGGGTGCGGGAGTCCGTACGGACGGTGGTGGGCGTCCACGGGTCGCCGAAGCCGCCGCCCACACGGGTGTCGCTGACGCTGCCGGCGATTCGGGCGGCGCGGGAAGTGTGGCTGCTCGCGGCGGGCGCGGACAAGGCCGGGGCGGTGGCGCTCGCGCTGTCGGCGCCGGGTGAGTTGCAGGCGCCGGCGTCCGGGGCGTACGGGCGGGCCCGTACACTCTGGCTCCTCGACGCGGCGGCCGCCGCCCACCTCCCCCCACAGCTCTACCCCCCGTCCTCGTCCTAG
- the pgi gene encoding glucose-6-phosphate isomerase, which yields MSETNAQSSTRLDQRPEWHALAKHRAELADVGLRELFDRDPGRAGRYTFQVGDLHLDYSKQLVTDETLRLLRELAAATGVFELRDAMFRGARINVTEDRAVLHTALRAPRSATITLDGQDVVPAVHAVLAKMAVFTDRVRSGEWTGHTGKRIRNVVNIGIGGSDLGPAMAYDVLRAYTDRGLTVRFVSNVDGADLHEAVRDLDAAETLFIIASKTFTTIETITNATAARRWLLGQLGAGDEAVAKHFVALSTNAEKVADFGIDTQNMFEFWDWVGGRYSYDSAIGLSLMIAIGPERFREMLAGFHLVDEHFRTAPPEENVPLLLGLLGIWYGGFHDAQSHAVLPYSHYLSRFTAYLQQLDMESNGKSVDREGNPVHWQTGPVVWGTPGTNGQHAYYQLLHQGTKVVPADFIGFARPIAELGPLAGQHDLLMANFFAQTQALAFGKTPDEVRAEGVPEELVPHKTFRGNHPTTTILASELTPSVLGQLVALYEHKVFVQGAVWNIDSFDQWGVELGKVLAKRIEPALSEGADVPGLDASTRALVAKYRALRGA from the coding sequence ATGTCCGAAACGAACGCGCAGAGCTCCACCCGGCTCGACCAGCGTCCCGAGTGGCACGCGCTCGCCAAGCACCGGGCGGAGCTGGCGGACGTCGGCCTGCGGGAGCTGTTCGACCGCGACCCCGGACGGGCCGGCCGCTACACCTTCCAGGTCGGTGACCTCCACCTGGACTACTCCAAGCAGCTCGTCACCGACGAGACGCTGCGGCTGCTCCGCGAACTGGCTGCGGCCACCGGGGTGTTCGAGCTGCGGGACGCGATGTTCCGCGGTGCGCGGATCAACGTCACCGAGGACCGCGCGGTGCTGCACACCGCGCTGCGCGCTCCCCGGTCGGCGACGATCACCCTGGACGGGCAGGACGTCGTACCGGCCGTGCACGCGGTGCTCGCCAAGATGGCGGTCTTCACCGACCGGGTCCGCTCCGGCGAGTGGACCGGGCACACCGGCAAGCGCATCCGCAATGTCGTCAACATCGGCATCGGCGGCTCCGACCTCGGCCCCGCGATGGCCTACGACGTGCTGCGCGCGTACACCGACCGCGGGCTGACGGTCCGTTTCGTCTCCAACGTGGACGGCGCGGACCTGCACGAGGCGGTACGCGACCTGGACGCGGCCGAGACGCTCTTCATCATCGCGTCCAAGACCTTCACCACGATCGAGACGATCACCAACGCCACGGCCGCGCGGCGCTGGCTGCTGGGCCAACTCGGCGCCGGGGACGAGGCGGTGGCCAAGCACTTCGTCGCGCTGTCCACGAACGCGGAGAAGGTCGCCGACTTCGGCATCGACACGCAGAACATGTTCGAGTTCTGGGACTGGGTCGGCGGGCGCTACTCGTACGACTCCGCGATCGGCCTCTCGCTGATGATCGCGATCGGGCCGGAGCGGTTCCGGGAGATGCTCGCCGGATTCCACTTGGTGGACGAGCACTTCAGGACGGCGCCGCCCGAGGAGAACGTGCCGCTGCTGCTCGGTCTGCTCGGCATCTGGTACGGCGGCTTCCACGACGCGCAGTCGCACGCGGTGCTGCCCTACAGCCACTATCTGAGCCGGTTCACGGCGTACTTGCAGCAGCTGGACATGGAGTCCAACGGCAAGTCCGTGGACCGCGAGGGCAATCCGGTGCACTGGCAGACCGGGCCGGTGGTGTGGGGGACGCCCGGGACCAACGGGCAGCACGCGTACTACCAGTTGCTCCACCAGGGGACGAAGGTCGTCCCGGCGGACTTCATCGGGTTCGCCCGGCCGATCGCCGAACTCGGGCCGCTGGCCGGGCAGCACGACCTGCTGATGGCGAACTTCTTCGCGCAGACGCAGGCGTTGGCCTTCGGCAAGACGCCGGACGAGGTACGGGCGGAGGGGGTTCCGGAGGAACTGGTCCCGCACAAGACGTTCCGGGGGAACCACCCGACGACCACGATCCTCGCGTCCGAGCTGACGCCGTCCGTGCTGGGGCAGTTGGTGGCGCTGTACGAGCACAAGGTGTTCGTACAGGGGGCTGTGTGGAACATCGACTCGTTCGACCAGTGGGGGGTCGAACTCGGGAAGGTGCTCGCGAAGCGGATCGAGCCCGCGCTCAGCGAAGGGGCGGACGTGCCGGGGCTCGACGCGTCCACGCGAGCCCTGGTCGCGAAGTACCGCGCCCTCCGCGGCGCGTAG
- a CDS encoding SIS domain-containing protein, whose protein sequence is MTETQLSAARFAGEARAAVDRAVEANQESVAAAARLFADCVAADGVIHGFGTGHSQATVLEIVGRAGGLIPTNRIGLADLVLRGGEDRSVLDDPLLERSPGLARRLYDLAKPRPQDLFVIVSNSGVNNSVVDMALHVKAAGHPLIALTSLTHTHAVPALHPSGKRLADLADAVLDNCAPAGDALLPLPDGGALCGVSTLTSALLVQMVVAESVGLLTAEGEKAPVYISANLPGGFERNAVLEEHYAGRLHRGGF, encoded by the coding sequence ATGACCGAAACACAGCTCAGCGCCGCCCGGTTCGCCGGGGAGGCACGGGCCGCAGTCGACCGGGCCGTCGAGGCCAACCAGGAGTCGGTGGCCGCCGCCGCCCGGCTCTTCGCGGACTGCGTGGCCGCCGACGGGGTGATCCACGGCTTCGGCACCGGCCACTCCCAGGCCACCGTGCTGGAGATCGTCGGCCGGGCCGGCGGTCTGATTCCCACCAACCGGATCGGGCTGGCCGATCTGGTGCTGCGCGGCGGCGAGGACCGCTCGGTGCTCGACGACCCGCTGCTGGAGCGCTCCCCTGGCCTGGCCCGGCGGCTGTACGACCTGGCCAAGCCCCGCCCCCAGGACCTGTTCGTCATCGTCTCCAACTCCGGCGTCAACAACTCCGTGGTCGACATGGCCCTGCACGTCAAGGCGGCCGGGCACCCGCTGATCGCCCTGACCTCGCTCACCCACACCCACGCCGTGCCCGCGCTGCACCCCAGCGGCAAGCGGCTGGCCGACCTCGCCGACGCCGTACTCGACAACTGCGCCCCGGCCGGCGACGCGCTGCTCCCGCTGCCCGACGGCGGCGCCCTGTGCGGGGTCTCCACCCTCACTTCGGCGCTGCTGGTCCAGATGGTCGTCGCCGAGTCCGTCGGCCTGCTCACCGCCGAGGGCGAGAAGGCGCCGGTCTACATCTCCGCCAACCTCCCCGGCGGCTTCGAGCGCAACGCAGTCCTGGAGGAGCACTACGCCGGGCGGCTGCACCGCGGGGGCTTCTGA
- a CDS encoding N-acetylglucosamine kinase has product MNEIYSQPWVIGIDAGGTRTRALLMATGGGDGDSDSEAAAVLGRGAGGPGNALSVGRADLTAHLTDAVGQALRAVPEGVRGRVAAAYGGFAGAAPGLGDERGHGLALSCVRDALAAHGITGAAVGVGGDTEIALASAPGAPVDGLVLIAGTGAIATRLTGRRRAAAVDGHGWLLGDEGSGFWLGNRAVRAALEALDRRGPWTGLVDKVAAHYLGAGAPAVGPLSDAGTRADLAETVVAHAYTQLPVRLALISPLVVTAAGEGDEVALRLLDEAAGLLADSVRALRPHPGEPLVATGGLLGPGGPLLARVTDRLAALELRIFPVPDGAAGAAAIARRLLL; this is encoded by the coding sequence ATGAATGAAATCTACAGCCAACCGTGGGTGATCGGTATCGACGCGGGCGGCACACGTACCAGGGCCCTGCTGATGGCGACCGGCGGCGGTGACGGCGACAGCGACAGTGAGGCGGCCGCCGTGCTCGGCCGCGGCGCCGGTGGGCCCGGCAACGCGCTGAGCGTGGGCCGCGCCGACCTGACCGCGCATCTGACCGACGCGGTGGGACAGGCGCTGCGGGCGGTGCCGGAGGGCGTACGGGGGCGGGTGGCGGCGGCGTACGGCGGCTTCGCCGGTGCCGCGCCCGGCCTGGGCGACGAGCGCGGCCACGGCCTGGCGCTGTCCTGCGTGCGCGACGCCCTGGCCGCCCACGGGATCACCGGAGCGGCCGTGGGCGTCGGCGGCGACACCGAGATCGCGCTGGCGTCCGCGCCCGGCGCCCCCGTGGACGGGCTGGTGCTCATCGCCGGCACCGGCGCCATCGCCACCCGGCTCACCGGCCGCCGCCGCGCGGCCGCGGTCGACGGCCACGGCTGGCTGCTGGGCGACGAGGGCAGCGGCTTCTGGCTCGGCAACCGCGCGGTCAGGGCCGCCCTGGAGGCCCTGGACCGGCGCGGGCCCTGGACCGGCCTGGTCGACAAGGTCGCGGCGCACTATCTGGGCGCCGGCGCCCCCGCCGTCGGGCCGCTCTCGGACGCGGGCACCCGCGCCGACCTCGCCGAAACCGTGGTGGCCCACGCCTACACCCAACTGCCGGTACGGCTCGCCCTGATCAGCCCGCTGGTCGTCACGGCGGCCGGGGAGGGCGACGAGGTGGCCCTGCGGCTGCTCGACGAGGCCGCCGGGCTGCTCGCCGATTCCGTACGGGCGCTGCGGCCGCACCCCGGCGAGCCGCTGGTGGCCACCGGCGGGCTGCTCGGCCCCGGCGGGCCGCTGCTCGCCCGTGTCACCGACCGGCTCGCCGCCCTGGAGCTGCGGATCTTCCCGGTGCCGGACGGCGCCGCGGGCGCGGCCGCCATCGCCCGCCGACTGCTGCTGTGA
- a CDS encoding MurR/RpiR family transcriptional regulator has product MITALIRSELPRMSGSLRKVGELVLADPVAATHGSAAELGRRTGTSQATVTRFCRALGLDSYQHLLIELAQEQGRSEAEPRTAALGPRIGPDDDLEKVIAVVAEADLRALRHTADLLDREALERAAQALAGARRIDVYGVGGSGIVAHETQARLFGIGCAAHAWTEVHAAETSAALLTPSDAVVAVSHSGTTREVLEPLRLAAERGAVTVAVTGDPRSPVAQAADVRLTSFSGETSFRRGNFGTRHSVLLIVDCLYARVAQLTYERATASIALTSHIADGHTARPRRRGI; this is encoded by the coding sequence ATGATCACCGCACTGATCCGCTCGGAACTCCCCCGGATGTCCGGCTCCCTGCGCAAGGTGGGCGAACTGGTCCTGGCCGACCCGGTCGCGGCCACCCACGGCTCGGCGGCCGAGCTGGGCCGCCGCACCGGGACCTCCCAGGCCACCGTGACCCGCTTCTGCCGGGCGCTGGGCCTGGACTCGTATCAGCATCTGCTGATCGAGCTGGCGCAGGAGCAGGGGCGCAGCGAGGCCGAGCCCAGGACCGCCGCGCTGGGGCCGAGGATCGGCCCCGACGACGATCTGGAGAAGGTGATCGCGGTGGTCGCAGAGGCCGATCTGCGGGCCTTGCGGCACACCGCCGACCTCCTGGACCGCGAGGCGCTGGAAAGGGCCGCACAGGCCCTCGCGGGCGCCCGCAGGATCGATGTGTACGGCGTCGGCGGCTCGGGGATCGTCGCTCACGAGACACAGGCCCGGCTCTTCGGGATCGGCTGCGCGGCCCACGCCTGGACCGAGGTGCACGCCGCGGAGACCTCGGCGGCCCTGCTGACGCCCTCGGACGCGGTGGTGGCCGTCTCGCACTCGGGCACGACCCGGGAGGTGCTGGAGCCGCTGCGGCTGGCCGCGGAGCGCGGCGCGGTCACCGTGGCCGTCACCGGCGATCCGCGCTCGCCCGTCGCGCAGGCGGCCGACGTGCGGCTGACGTCCTTCTCGGGCGAGACCAGCTTCCGGCGCGGCAACTTCGGCACCCGCCACTCGGTGCTGCTGATCGTGGACTGTCTGTACGCGCGAGTCGCCCAGCTCACCTACGAGCGGGCCACTGCCTCCATCGCGCTGACCTCCCACATCGCGGACGGCCACACGGCCCGGCCGCGCCGCCGCGGGATCTAG
- a CDS encoding RNA polymerase-binding protein RbpA, with amino-acid sequence MASGNAIRGSRVGAGPMGEAERGESAPRLRISFWCSNGHETQPSFASDAQIPETWDCPRCGFPAGQDEENPPAPPRTEPYKTHLAYVRERRSAADGEAILAEALAKLRGEI; translated from the coding sequence GTGGCAAGTGGCAACGCGATCCGTGGAAGTCGGGTCGGAGCGGGGCCGATGGGAGAGGCCGAGCGCGGCGAGTCCGCGCCCCGCCTTCGCATCTCCTTCTGGTGCTCGAACGGGCACGAGACCCAGCCGAGCTTCGCCAGCGACGCGCAGATCCCCGAGACCTGGGACTGCCCCCGCTGCGGCTTCCCGGCCGGGCAGGACGAGGAGAATCCGCCGGCCCCGCCGCGGACCGAGCCGTACAAGACGCACCTGGCGTATGTGCGCGAGCGGCGCTCGGCCGCCGACGGCGAGGCGATCCTGGCGGAGGCCCTGGCCAAGCTGCGCGGCGAGATCTAG